A region from the Hydrogenimonas sp. genome encodes:
- a CDS encoding putative zinc protease, protein MSRDIKRLAVIFYIFTLLSGVLMASSLPKHYSKTLKNGLQVVVIPLHNESGVITTDIFYKVGSRNEVMGKSGIAHMLEHMNFKSTENLKAGEFDKIVKRFGGIDNASTGFDYTHYFIKSASRNLERSLSLFADMMANLSLKDEEFQPERKVVAEERRWRTDNNPVGYLYFRLFNNAYIYHPYHWTPIGFMNDILNWTIEDIRQFHKTYYQPKNAIIVVAGDIEPDAVFDAVKKEFGDIKNCCDIPEVHQVEPEPDGPKRVVIYKESEVDIVAISFPIPNFQHEDQPALSALSELLSHGRSSRLVEELVDKKKMVNQLYAYNLEQKDPGIFLFLAVCNPGVSAEDTERVIWEQVERIKREGVSEDELKKVKVSTRADFIYSMESSSSVADLFGSYLARGDLKPLLEYEENIEKLDTKKIQDVAKKYLEREKSVTVILRKGEK, encoded by the coding sequence ATGAGCAGGGATATCAAGCGCCTTGCGGTGATTTTCTATATTTTCACTCTACTATCAGGAGTTCTAATGGCAAGTTCTCTGCCGAAACACTACAGTAAAACGCTCAAAAACGGCCTGCAGGTCGTAGTCATTCCGCTTCACAACGAGAGCGGCGTCATCACTACCGATATATTCTACAAGGTAGGAAGCCGTAACGAGGTGATGGGCAAAAGCGGTATAGCACATATGCTGGAGCATATGAACTTCAAGTCCACCGAAAACCTGAAAGCCGGCGAGTTCGATAAGATCGTAAAGCGTTTCGGAGGCATCGACAACGCTTCAACGGGCTTCGACTACACACACTACTTCATAAAGAGCGCATCCAGAAACCTGGAGCGCTCACTATCGCTGTTTGCCGATATGATGGCGAATCTCTCCCTCAAAGATGAGGAGTTTCAGCCGGAGAGAAAAGTTGTGGCCGAAGAGAGAAGGTGGAGAACCGACAACAATCCCGTAGGGTATCTCTATTTCAGGCTCTTCAACAACGCCTATATATACCACCCCTATCACTGGACACCTATCGGCTTCATGAACGATATTCTCAACTGGACCATAGAGGATATCAGGCAGTTTCACAAAACATACTACCAGCCAAAGAATGCGATAATCGTAGTTGCGGGCGATATCGAGCCTGATGCGGTATTCGATGCGGTCAAAAAGGAGTTCGGAGATATAAAAAACTGCTGCGACATTCCCGAAGTGCACCAGGTCGAGCCCGAGCCAGACGGACCGAAACGTGTAGTGATTTACAAGGAGAGCGAAGTAGATATCGTTGCGATCTCCTTCCCTATTCCAAATTTTCAACATGAAGACCAGCCCGCCCTTTCGGCACTGAGCGAACTTCTCAGCCACGGGCGCAGCAGCCGTCTTGTCGAAGAGCTCGTAGACAAAAAGAAGATGGTGAACCAGCTCTATGCCTATAACCTCGAACAGAAAGATCCGGGAATTTTTCTTTTTCTGGCAGTCTGCAACCCGGGTGTGAGCGCCGAAGATACCGAGAGAGTCATCTGGGAGCAGGTCGAGCGGATCAAAAGAGAGGGTGTAAGCGAAGATGAGCTGAAAAAGGTAAAGGTGAGCACGAGGGCGGACTTCATATACAGTATGGAGAGCTCCAGCAGCGTCGCCGATCTGTTCGGCAGCTATCTTGCGAGAGGAGATCTCAAGCCGCTTCTTGAGTATGAAGAGAATATCGAGAAGCTCGATACGAAAAAGATTCAGGATGTGGCAAAAAAGTATCTCGAGAGAGAGAAGTCAGTTACAGTAATTTTGCGAAAAGGTGAAAAATGA
- a CDS encoding membrane-associated zinc metalloprotease encodes MGMLISLLILSFLIFFHELGHFLAARFFGVRVERFSIGFGKVLFSRVVGDTEYAFSAIPLGGYVKMKGQDDTDPTKVSYDPDSYNVKPPWQRIMILLAGPFFNFLLAFILYYAIALMGANALKPTIGSVQPGSPAAEAGLKKGDTVVAINDEPVRVWDDLSEKIGSSQGPIDMVIDRNGTLIPLSVTPRVLEAKNIFGEVVKRRMVGIGPSGDVTVVNYGVTDGVAFAWHKTVEASKLIVMSVQKLIEGVVPAKEMGGVIAIVQVTAEASQHGLVALFALTALISVNLGVLNLLPIPALDGGHIIFTLYEMIFRRPLNEEIMYRLTLGGWALLLSLMAFTIYNDIARIANG; translated from the coding sequence ATGGGTATGCTCATATCGCTTCTGATACTATCTTTCCTGATCTTCTTCCATGAGCTCGGCCACTTTCTTGCCGCCAGATTTTTCGGAGTCCGCGTAGAGCGTTTTTCGATAGGTTTCGGAAAGGTACTCTTTTCTAGAGTCGTAGGTGATACGGAGTATGCATTCAGCGCTATACCGCTCGGCGGCTACGTAAAGATGAAGGGACAGGACGACACCGATCCGACAAAAGTGAGTTACGATCCCGACAGCTACAACGTGAAACCTCCGTGGCAGCGCATAATGATACTGCTTGCAGGCCCTTTTTTCAACTTCCTGCTGGCTTTTATACTCTACTACGCAATCGCATTGATGGGCGCAAACGCCCTGAAGCCGACGATAGGTTCGGTCCAACCCGGTTCCCCCGCTGCAGAGGCAGGGTTGAAAAAGGGTGATACCGTCGTCGCCATAAATGACGAGCCTGTACGGGTCTGGGACGATCTGAGTGAAAAGATAGGTTCCTCTCAGGGGCCGATAGATATGGTGATAGACCGAAACGGTACTCTGATACCTCTCAGTGTAACACCGAGGGTACTGGAGGCGAAAAATATCTTTGGAGAGGTTGTAAAACGGAGAATGGTGGGAATAGGCCCCTCCGGAGATGTGACGGTGGTCAACTACGGTGTGACGGATGGAGTGGCGTTCGCCTGGCACAAGACCGTAGAAGCCTCCAAGCTCATAGTCATGAGTGTGCAGAAGCTGATAGAGGGGGTCGTACCGGCTAAAGAGATGGGCGGAGTCATAGCCATCGTGCAGGTGACCGCTGAGGCGAGTCAGCACGGCCTGGTCGCACTCTTTGCGCTTACCGCTCTCATATCGGTAAACCTGGGTGTCCTGAACCTCCTGCCCATTCCGGCTCTGGACGGCGGGCATATCATCTTTACTCTCTACGAGATGATATTCAGACGCCCCCTGAACGAGGAGATAATGTACAGGCTTACACTCGGCGGATGGGCCCTTCTTCTTTCACTTATGGCCTTTACAATATACAACGACATAGCAAGGATCGCAAATGGATAG
- a CDS encoding dihydroorotate dehydrogenase has translation MDYEKIKPLFFKLDPEYAHHMVTGLLKVGELLPQLFNPWVEKNFVDNEKLHQRIFGRTFLNPVGLAAGFDKDGELIRSMTAMGFGFTEVGTVTPKPQPGNPAPRLWRHVEEESLQNAMGFNNRGSLYMERRLKKRFPYVTPIGVNIGKNKTTPEKEALRDYEHGIRVFAKLCDYLVINISSPNTPGLRNLQNESFIEALFGMAKSLTEKPVLLKIAPDMERDEAVSLSLKAVEVGADGIILNNTSIDYSLVANPKEVGGISGRAIKQKSFEFFDAVAAELFGKTVLISVGGIDSGYEAYRRIRAGANLVQVLSGLIFKGPELPGTINRTLLKLLEKDGFANIGEAVGADRK, from the coding sequence ATGGATTACGAAAAGATCAAACCTCTCTTTTTCAAACTCGACCCGGAGTATGCCCACCATATGGTGACCGGTCTGTTGAAAGTAGGTGAGCTTCTGCCCCAGCTTTTCAACCCGTGGGTAGAGAAGAACTTCGTCGATAACGAAAAGCTGCACCAGCGGATATTTGGACGTACCTTCTTGAACCCTGTGGGTCTTGCGGCCGGGTTCGACAAAGACGGTGAGCTGATAAGGTCGATGACCGCCATGGGCTTCGGTTTTACCGAAGTGGGTACTGTCACGCCGAAGCCTCAGCCAGGAAACCCCGCCCCCAGACTCTGGCGCCATGTCGAGGAGGAGTCGCTCCAAAACGCGATGGGGTTCAACAACAGGGGAAGTCTCTATATGGAGAGAAGACTCAAAAAGAGATTTCCCTACGTTACGCCTATAGGCGTCAATATAGGAAAAAACAAGACGACTCCCGAAAAAGAGGCACTCAGGGATTACGAGCACGGTATAAGGGTATTCGCAAAACTGTGCGACTATCTCGTAATCAACATCTCCTCTCCCAATACGCCTGGATTGCGCAATCTTCAGAATGAGTCGTTCATCGAGGCGCTTTTCGGAATGGCGAAGTCGCTGACGGAGAAACCCGTTCTGCTGAAAATTGCCCCGGATATGGAGAGAGACGAAGCCGTCTCACTCTCTCTTAAAGCGGTGGAGGTCGGAGCGGACGGTATCATTCTGAACAATACAAGCATCGACTACTCGCTTGTAGCAAACCCGAAAGAGGTCGGAGGAATAAGCGGCCGCGCCATAAAGCAGAAGAGTTTCGAGTTTTTCGATGCCGTGGCGGCCGAACTTTTCGGCAAAACCGTTCTTATTAGCGTAGGCGGTATAGACAGCGGATATGAAGCCTACAGAAGAATAAGGGCGGGAGCCAACCTGGTGCAGGTGCTCAGCGGCCTGATTTTCAAAGGTCCCGAGCTGCCGGGCACTATAAACAGGACACTTCTGAAGCTTCTTGAAAAAGACGGCTTTGCCAACATAGGCGAAGCTGTCGGGGCAGACCGCAAATGA
- a CDS encoding 4-hydroxy-tetrahydrodipicolinate synthase, which translates to MSEPIIGAMTALVTPFKNGKVDHVQYAKLIQRQIANGIDAVVPVGTTGESATLTHTEHKECIETAVNVCKGTNVKVVAGAGSNSTLEAVDLAQFAQMAGADAILSVCPYYNKPTQEGIYRHYRTIAESVEIPVMLYNVPGRTAQDISPETTFRLFDEVPNIYAIKEATGSMERTLLLKAKRPAMAVISGDDAINYPIMATGGNGCISVTSNLLPNLITDLIHSAQEGDFASSKAISDRLYDINKVLFIESNPIPIKAAMYLAGLIDTLEYRLPLTPPSAESMKQIEDVVKKYEIPEA; encoded by the coding sequence ATGAGCGAACCCATCATAGGAGCCATGACGGCTCTTGTAACCCCGTTCAAAAACGGAAAAGTGGATCATGTCCAGTATGCGAAGCTGATACAGAGGCAGATAGCCAACGGTATCGACGCGGTTGTACCGGTGGGAACCACAGGTGAGAGTGCGACACTTACCCATACGGAGCATAAGGAATGCATAGAGACCGCGGTAAACGTATGCAAGGGGACCAATGTAAAGGTGGTGGCTGGAGCCGGCAGCAACTCTACACTCGAAGCGGTAGATCTGGCACAGTTTGCACAGATGGCGGGTGCCGATGCCATTTTGAGCGTTTGCCCCTACTACAACAAGCCGACGCAGGAGGGTATCTACAGGCACTACAGAACCATCGCGGAGTCGGTTGAGATTCCGGTGATGCTCTACAACGTTCCCGGCAGAACCGCGCAGGATATATCCCCGGAGACGACCTTCAGGCTTTTTGACGAAGTGCCCAACATATATGCGATAAAAGAGGCTACAGGGTCGATGGAGCGGACTCTCCTTCTAAAGGCGAAACGCCCGGCCATGGCGGTGATCAGCGGCGACGACGCGATAAACTACCCTATAATGGCCACCGGCGGCAACGGCTGCATATCGGTTACATCCAACCTTCTGCCGAACCTGATAACGGATCTTATCCACTCTGCCCAGGAGGGTGACTTCGCATCTTCCAAGGCGATAAGCGACAGGCTTTACGATATCAACAAGGTTCTTTTCATAGAGAGCAACCCTATCCCTATAAAAGCGGCGATGTATCTGGCCGGTCTTATCGATACACTCGAGTACCGGCTCCCCCTGACTCCCCCCTCTGCCGAGAGTATGAAGCAGATAGAGGATGTTGTTAAAAAATATGAGATACCGGAAGCGTAA
- a CDS encoding glucose-methanol-choline (GMC) oxidoreductase:NAD binding site → MYDAAIIGSGAAGGTVAYILAKAGMRVALIEKGPWMKREDFSKDEIAYCRRDIVTPNLFEEYHVIERKEGGEWKGKPTYETGWSFWNGNIVGGSSNLMSGMFHRMHPDDFRLLSRYGPIEGANIVDWPISYEELEPYYDKIEELVGISGTFREHPFEPPRRRESLFQPATLENRITKLFDERCRAAGVNPLVTPRAILSRPIEGREACYYSNFCGSYGCSSGAKGSSREAFIMPALKTGNLTLISGTFVKKLVTSSKDRVEYADAVDTETGRSKKIRARIFIVAAQAHETVRLLFNSANRHYPDGLANSSGELGKNLIFSAGGSGEGDLDRKSLTKEMFEELMRPGLFVNRSILDWYRLEDGEKSMKGGLVEFMFGHQNFIRRAAMSKYSKEGRLLWGRDLEKVLRYRFEESKRFRFEVFNDWLPTDECRITVDPTRKDRFGMPVGRLRLNAHPHDLEVASMISAKAEALLRKMGARNIVTDISSLPPQNLIAGGCRFGDDPERSVLNRYCQSHDIPNLFVADASFMPTGGSVPYTWTIYANAMRVAYHIVGVGHCY, encoded by the coding sequence GTGTATGATGCGGCGATAATAGGGAGCGGTGCCGCCGGGGGTACGGTGGCATATATACTGGCGAAGGCCGGGATGAGAGTGGCCCTGATAGAGAAGGGGCCGTGGATGAAGAGAGAGGATTTCAGCAAGGATGAGATAGCCTACTGCAGGCGCGACATAGTCACGCCGAACCTCTTTGAAGAGTATCATGTCATCGAGCGCAAAGAGGGGGGAGAGTGGAAGGGAAAGCCGACATATGAAACGGGCTGGAGCTTCTGGAACGGAAACATAGTCGGCGGATCGTCCAATCTCATGAGCGGCATGTTTCACAGAATGCACCCCGACGACTTCAGGCTGCTGAGCCGTTACGGCCCGATAGAGGGTGCAAACATCGTAGACTGGCCCATCTCCTACGAGGAACTGGAGCCGTACTACGACAAAATAGAGGAGCTCGTGGGTATATCCGGAACCTTCAGAGAGCATCCTTTCGAGCCGCCCAGGAGAAGGGAGAGTCTCTTTCAGCCTGCGACTCTGGAGAACCGCATTACGAAGCTTTTCGACGAACGCTGCAGAGCCGCCGGAGTCAATCCCCTGGTTACACCGCGCGCGATTCTCTCCCGTCCGATTGAGGGGCGTGAGGCCTGCTACTACTCCAACTTCTGCGGAAGCTACGGATGTTCGAGCGGTGCGAAAGGGAGCTCGAGAGAGGCGTTCATAATGCCTGCACTTAAAACCGGAAACCTGACGCTGATAAGCGGAACCTTCGTTAAAAAGCTGGTAACTTCGTCGAAAGATAGAGTCGAATACGCAGATGCCGTAGATACCGAAACCGGCAGAAGCAAAAAGATAAGGGCCCGCATCTTCATCGTAGCCGCACAGGCCCATGAAACGGTCAGGCTCCTCTTCAACTCCGCAAACAGGCACTACCCAGACGGCTTGGCAAACTCCAGCGGTGAACTCGGAAAAAACCTCATCTTTTCGGCAGGCGGATCGGGTGAGGGAGATCTCGACCGCAAATCCCTCACGAAAGAGATGTTCGAAGAGTTGATGAGGCCGGGACTCTTCGTCAACCGCTCCATACTCGACTGGTACCGGCTGGAGGATGGAGAAAAGAGTATGAAGGGGGGTCTCGTAGAGTTCATGTTCGGCCACCAGAACTTCATACGGCGGGCGGCGATGAGCAAATATTCGAAAGAGGGGAGACTTCTTTGGGGAAGAGATCTCGAAAAGGTTCTGCGCTACAGATTCGAAGAGAGCAAGCGCTTTCGCTTCGAAGTCTTCAACGACTGGCTCCCGACTGACGAATGCCGCATAACGGTCGACCCGACCCGTAAAGACAGGTTCGGTATGCCTGTGGGAAGACTGCGTCTGAATGCCCATCCGCACGATCTCGAAGTCGCCTCTATGATTTCGGCGAAAGCGGAGGCGCTTTTAAGGAAAATGGGTGCACGAAACATAGTTACCGATATCTCTTCTCTCCCTCCGCAAAACCTGATAGCAGGCGGATGCCGTTTCGGAGATGACCCTGAAAGATCGGTTCTCAACCGCTACTGTCAAAGCCACGATATACCCAATCTCTTCGTGGCGGATGCCTCTTTCATGCCGACAGGAGGCAGCGTCCCGTACACCTGGACCATATATGCAAACGCGATGAGGGTAGCCTACCATATAGTCGGAGTGGGGCATTGTTACTGA
- a CDS encoding Tat (twin-arginine translocation) pathway signal sequence domain protein has protein sequence MNRRKFITAAGALAAWGSVRFVYSAAESMDGKEREDALELIFSVQRHLFPKGLSMPDADSFGAAQYTKEAVLHSSFDPDIRDILFDGAKRVQRLAGGTFSSLSSDKKERLLRKFEEEPFGSFWLSHVMNITLEALLSDPIYGGNREECGWRSFSLTPGRPRPEKRYCGV, from the coding sequence ATGAACAGAAGAAAATTCATCACCGCCGCCGGAGCACTTGCCGCTTGGGGGTCGGTCAGGTTTGTCTACTCCGCCGCCGAATCTATGGACGGGAAGGAGCGTGAAGATGCTCTCGAGCTGATCTTTTCGGTACAGCGGCATCTCTTTCCGAAAGGGCTCTCCATGCCCGATGCAGATAGTTTCGGAGCGGCGCAATATACAAAAGAGGCCGTTTTACACAGCAGTTTCGACCCCGATATACGCGACATCCTTTTCGACGGCGCCAAAAGAGTCCAAAGATTGGCCGGCGGCACCTTCTCCTCTCTCTCTTCCGACAAAAAGGAGAGGCTCCTCAGAAAGTTCGAGGAGGAGCCGTTCGGATCGTTCTGGCTGAGCCATGTGATGAACATTACGCTCGAAGCTCTGCTCTCCGATCCGATATACGGCGGGAACAGAGAGGAGTGCGGCTGGAGAAGCTTCTCTTTGACTCCCGGCCGGCCAAGGCCCGAAAAGAGGTACTGCGGTGTATGA
- a CDS encoding CDP-diacylglycerol--glycerol-3-phosphate 3-phosphatidyltransferase codes for MIMNLPNILAFSRLLMAPLLLWLLAGRDSSILQGVHPSWLDYFAALVFVLASVTDFFDGYIARMFNQITPLGKIIDPLADKMLTLAAFLGLVVLQRADVWAIFLILSREFFITGLRVVAVSEGKEISSSMAGKVKTVSQMIAIGFLTMDWPGGTLLLWIAVAITLYSGYEYIREYVKGL; via the coding sequence ATGATTATGAACCTGCCCAACATTCTGGCGTTTTCGCGTCTTCTGATGGCGCCGCTCCTGCTCTGGCTCCTCGCGGGACGCGATTCGTCGATTCTGCAGGGGGTTCATCCAAGCTGGCTTGACTATTTTGCGGCTCTTGTCTTCGTTCTTGCCAGTGTGACCGACTTTTTCGACGGCTACATAGCGCGCATGTTCAACCAGATTACGCCTCTTGGAAAGATCATAGATCCGCTTGCGGACAAGATGTTGACGCTTGCGGCGTTTTTGGGCCTGGTTGTCCTTCAAAGAGCGGATGTATGGGCCATTTTCCTGATACTAAGCCGTGAATTTTTCATAACGGGGCTTCGTGTCGTCGCAGTGAGCGAAGGGAAAGAGATATCATCCTCGATGGCCGGAAAAGTCAAGACGGTATCGCAGATGATAGCCATAGGCTTTCTGACGATGGACTGGCCCGGGGGCACGCTCCTTCTTTGGATCGCGGTCGCCATAACCCTCTACAGCGGGTATGAATATATACGTGAATACGTAAAAGGACTCTAA
- a CDS encoding 3-oxoacyl-[acyl-carrier protein] reductase, whose amino-acid sequence MSKCESMKGKTLVISGATRGIGKAILYRFAEAGADIAFTYNSNAEEAEKIADDVKERYGIKAVPYQLNILEPESYRDLFKQIDEDFERVDYFISNAIISGRAVVGGFGPFMRLKPRGLNNIYTATVTAFVIGAQEAAKRMERVGGGSIISLSSTGNIVYTPNYAGHGTNKAAVETMVKYAAAELGEKGIRVNAVSGGPIDTDALKAFPNYEEVKAEVVERSPLNRMGLPEDLAGMCWFLCTEECSWLTGQTIVIDGGTSFQ is encoded by the coding sequence ATGAGTAAATGTGAAAGCATGAAAGGCAAAACCCTGGTAATCAGCGGAGCGACAAGAGGAATCGGAAAGGCGATTCTCTACCGTTTCGCAGAGGCCGGGGCGGATATCGCCTTTACCTACAACTCGAACGCCGAGGAGGCGGAAAAGATTGCTGACGATGTAAAAGAGCGGTATGGAATAAAGGCGGTTCCCTATCAGCTCAATATTCTCGAGCCGGAGAGCTACAGGGACCTCTTCAAGCAGATCGACGAAGATTTCGAACGTGTAGACTACTTCATCTCCAATGCCATCATTTCCGGGCGTGCCGTCGTCGGCGGATTCGGGCCATTCATGCGTCTAAAGCCAAGGGGCCTGAACAACATCTATACAGCGACCGTAACCGCATTCGTCATCGGGGCGCAGGAGGCGGCCAAACGGATGGAGAGAGTCGGCGGCGGGAGCATAATATCACTCAGCTCTACCGGGAATATCGTCTATACCCCGAACTACGCCGGACACGGCACCAACAAGGCAGCTGTCGAAACGATGGTGAAGTATGCCGCTGCCGAACTGGGAGAGAAAGGTATCCGTGTAAATGCAGTGAGCGGCGGGCCTATAGATACAGATGCGCTTAAAGCATTTCCGAACTATGAAGAGGTCAAAGCGGAGGTCGTTGAGCGTTCTCCGCTGAACCGGATGGGCCTTCCCGAAGATCTTGCCGGGATGTGCTGGTTCCTCTGTACCGAGGAGTGTTCGTGGCTGACCGGTCAGACTATAGTCATAGACGGAGGCACCTCTTTTCAATGA
- a CDS encoding cysteinyl-tRNA synthetase: MLIYDSVQKRKVPFEPLQENEVRIYVCGPTVYDDAHLGHARSAIAFDLLRRTLAALGFRVKFARNITDIDDKIIKRSFETGEPIEEITSRYTEHYLEDMRALGVLDADISPRATESMGDIIKMISGLVEKGCAYIADDGSVWFDTSKDEKYCSLSHMCGEEEELHSRIEHEEGKRHPRDFALWKACKERDICYDSPFGRGRPGWHIECSAMIDASLAYRDKPYEIDIHGGGADLFFPHHENEAAQTRCATHRELAKYWMHNGFVNIDGEKMSKSLGNSFYIKDALKVYDGEVLRFYLLSTHYRANFNFNEEDLLSSKRRLDKLYRLKKRVYGVKTGTAESRFVKDVLAALSDDLNISVALAAVDEMVAESNEHLDANPKDKSFKQKVAANIAWLNEVLGIGGKDAYDYFRIGMSKEEIEEIERLVEKRAEAKKRRDFAEADAIREELAKKGIQLMDTPEKTVWEKAE; this comes from the coding sequence ATGCTTATCTATGATTCAGTTCAGAAGAGGAAAGTCCCTTTCGAGCCGCTGCAGGAGAATGAGGTACGTATCTATGTCTGCGGGCCTACCGTTTATGACGACGCACACCTCGGCCACGCCAGGAGCGCCATAGCTTTCGATCTTCTAAGGCGTACTCTCGCTGCTTTGGGTTTCAGGGTGAAATTTGCAAGAAACATCACCGACATCGACGACAAGATAATAAAGAGATCGTTCGAAACCGGGGAGCCGATCGAAGAGATCACCTCCAGGTACACCGAACACTATCTGGAGGATATGAGGGCCCTGGGGGTACTGGATGCCGATATATCCCCCAGGGCCACCGAGTCGATGGGGGATATAATCAAGATGATCTCCGGACTTGTCGAGAAGGGCTGCGCCTATATCGCCGATGACGGAAGCGTCTGGTTCGATACATCCAAAGATGAGAAGTACTGCTCCCTCTCCCACATGTGCGGCGAAGAGGAGGAACTCCACTCCCGCATAGAGCATGAAGAGGGGAAGCGTCACCCCCGCGACTTCGCACTCTGGAAAGCGTGCAAAGAGCGGGATATCTGCTACGACTCCCCTTTTGGGCGCGGCCGCCCGGGGTGGCACATAGAGTGCTCCGCAATGATAGATGCCTCTTTGGCATACAGAGACAAGCCCTACGAAATAGATATTCACGGCGGCGGAGCCGATCTCTTTTTCCCCCACCACGAAAACGAAGCCGCCCAGACACGCTGCGCGACGCACAGAGAGCTCGCCAAATACTGGATGCACAACGGTTTCGTAAATATCGACGGCGAAAAGATGAGCAAGAGCCTGGGCAACAGTTTCTATATAAAAGATGCGCTCAAAGTCTATGACGGAGAGGTTCTCCGCTTCTATCTCCTCTCCACACACTACCGCGCCAACTTCAACTTCAACGAAGAGGATCTTCTATCTTCCAAAAGACGGCTCGACAAGCTCTACAGGCTCAAAAAGAGGGTTTACGGTGTCAAGACGGGAACTGCAGAGAGCAGATTCGTTAAAGATGTACTGGCTGCTTTGAGTGATGACCTGAACATTTCCGTGGCTCTCGCCGCCGTCGACGAGATGGTCGCCGAATCGAACGAGCACCTGGATGCAAATCCGAAAGATAAATCTTTCAAACAGAAAGTAGCCGCGAATATAGCGTGGCTGAATGAAGTTCTGGGAATCGGAGGGAAGGATGCCTACGACTATTTCCGTATCGGCATGAGCAAAGAGGAGATAGAAGAGATCGAAAGGCTGGTTGAAAAACGTGCGGAAGCCAAGAAGAGAAGAGATTTCGCCGAAGCAGATGCCATAAGGGAAGAGTTGGCGAAAAAGGGTATTCAGCTAATGGACACCCCGGAGAAAACGGTTTGGGAAAAGGCGGAGTAG
- a CDS encoding proposed peptidoglycan lipid II flippase MurJ — translation MRFRSIFTNSAGILVSRIFGFVRDLLTASFLGANIYSDIFFVAFKLPNLFRRIFAEGAFVQSFLPTFIASGNRSLFAVSVLIRFFLFLMAVSLLVTLFSEQVTKLIALGFSEETVAAAAPLVAINFYYLDFIFLVTFLSALLQYKEHFATTAFSTAVLNISMITALVLYRHEDPQTIVYALSFSVLIGGALQLLLHIWMAGRKGFCRMLAVGFANLSKRREESRKELKRFSRSFFPSVLGNSTAQLSSFIDTWLASFLVSGSISYLFYANRLFQLPLALFATAASVALFPTVSKLLKRGAVEEAKVESKRVFWILVALLGGATAIGAVLSFEIVKLLFERGAFGTEDTRNTAAVLVMYLAGLLPFGLAKLFSLWLYASHRQADAAKIAAKSLGFNIFFSLLLIAPLQAPGLALASSISGWILLYLTLKALGGDIFLDIMRSKYAPLSLVFITLCGLFAWGIKVIADAYL, via the coding sequence ATGCGTTTTCGCTCCATTTTCACAAACAGTGCGGGTATTCTGGTCTCGCGCATCTTCGGATTTGTCCGGGACCTCTTGACCGCATCTTTTCTGGGAGCGAACATATATTCGGATATCTTTTTCGTCGCCTTCAAACTTCCGAACCTCTTTAGAAGAATCTTTGCGGAAGGCGCTTTCGTGCAGAGCTTTCTTCCTACATTCATCGCCTCCGGAAACAGGAGTCTGTTCGCAGTCTCCGTTTTGATACGCTTTTTTCTCTTTCTTATGGCGGTATCGCTTTTGGTGACTCTTTTCAGTGAGCAGGTCACGAAGCTTATAGCGTTGGGTTTCAGCGAAGAGACCGTAGCAGCCGCCGCTCCTTTGGTGGCTATAAACTTCTACTACCTGGACTTCATATTTCTGGTTACCTTTCTCTCGGCTCTGCTGCAGTACAAGGAGCATTTCGCGACTACCGCCTTCTCGACCGCCGTTTTGAACATCTCCATGATAACCGCACTTGTGCTCTACCGGCACGAAGATCCGCAGACTATCGTCTACGCTCTAAGCTTCTCGGTTCTGATAGGCGGTGCACTGCAGCTTCTGCTACATATATGGATGGCCGGCCGCAAAGGGTTCTGCAGAATGCTCGCCGTCGGATTCGCAAACCTTTCGAAAAGAAGAGAGGAGAGCCGCAAGGAGTTGAAGCGCTTCAGCAGGAGCTTTTTCCCCTCGGTTTTAGGCAACTCCACGGCACAGCTCTCCTCCTTCATAGATACATGGCTCGCCTCCTTTCTGGTAAGCGGTTCGATCAGCTACCTTTTTTACGCCAACCGGCTTTTTCAGCTTCCGCTTGCACTCTTCGCCACGGCCGCTTCGGTAGCGCTTTTCCCTACAGTCAGCAAACTTCTCAAAAGGGGGGCAGTAGAGGAGGCGAAGGTGGAGTCCAAAAGGGTTTTCTGGATTCTCGTAGCGCTTCTCGGCGGTGCGACCGCCATAGGTGCCGTTCTCTCTTTCGAAATCGTGAAGCTCCTTTTCGAGAGAGGAGCGTTCGGCACGGAGGATACCCGGAACACTGCGGCCGTTCTGGTAATGTATCTTGCCGGTCTGCTTCCTTTCGGTCTCGCCAAGCTCTTCTCCCTCTGGCTCTATGCGTCGCACCGGCAGGCAGATGCCGCTAAAATCGCCGCGAAATCGCTCGGCTTCAACATCTTTTTCTCACTTCTGCTGATAGCTCCGCTGCAGGCACCCGGCCTGGCGCTTGCGAGCAGTATAAGCGGGTGGATTCTGCTCTATCTGACGCTCAAAGCACTGGGAGGAGATATCTTTTTGGATATAATGCGCTCAAAATATGCACCCCTCTCGCTCGTGTTCATCACTCTTTGCGGGCTTTTTGCGTGGGGTATCAAGGTGATCGCCGATGCTTATCTATGA